A window of Streptomyces sp. NBC_01689 genomic DNA:
TCGCCCTCGGCCTGGTCGAGGCCACCCGGGACGCGACGGGCCGGCTGTGGTTCGCGCCGTCCGCCCCCGCCGCCCTCGCCCGCATCCAACGTCTACGGGCCGCGCTCCCCCTCAACTACGCCTCCCTGGGTCTGGTGGTCGACCTGCTCGACCGGATCAGTGAGCTGGAGGACGCGCTGAGGCGCAGCGACGCCGGCTCCAGGAGTGATGAATCGTGGATATGAACCGGCTCACCCAGAAGTCCCAGCAAGCGGTGCAGGAGGCGCAGACGATCGCCGGCCGGCTGAACCAGTCCGAGGTCGACGGTGAACATCTGCTGCTCGCCCTGCTCGACCAGCCGGACGGTCTGATCGCGCGGCTGGCGGACCAGACCGGTGCGGACACCCAGGCCCTGCGCGCCGCCGTCTCCGAGGAACTGGCCCGCCGGCCGAAGGTGACCGGGCCCGGCGCCACGCCCGGACAGGTGTACGTCACCCAGCGGCTGGCCCGGGTGCTGGACGCCGCCGAGCAGGAGGCCAAGCGACTGAAGGACGAGTACGTGTCGGTCGAGCACCTTCTGCTGGCGCTGGCGGAGGAGGGGTCCCGGACGGCCGCGGGGCGCCTGCTCAAGAAGTTCGGCGTCACCGAGGACGCGTTCCTGGCCGCGCTGACCCGGATCCGCGGCAACCAGCGCGTCACCTCGGCGACCCCCGAGGCGTCGTACGAGGCCCTGGAGAAGTACGGCCGTGATCTGGTGGCCGAGGCGCGCGGCGGCCGGATGGACCCGGTGATCGGCCGGGACGCGGAGATCCGCCGGGTGATCCAGATCCTGAGCCGCAAGACCAAGAACAACCCGGTGCTCATCGGCGACCCGGGCGTGGGCAAGACGGCCATCGTGGAGGGTCTGGCGCAGCGCATCGTGCGCGGTGACGTGCCGGACGGGCTGCGCGACCGGACGATCTTCTCGCTCGACATGAGCGCCCTCGTGGCGGGCGCCAAGTACCGCGGCGAGTTCGAGGAACGGCTGCAGGCCGTGCTGAGCGAGGTCAAGGCGGCCGAGGGGCGCATCCTGCTCTTCGTCGACGAACTGCACACGGTCGTCGGCGCGGGCGGCGGTGCCGAAGGGGCCATGGACGCCGGGAACATGCTCAAGCCGATGCTGGCCCGCGGCGAACTCCACATGATCGGGGCGACGACCCTGGAGGAGTACCGCAAGTACGTCGAGTCCGACGCGGCTCTCGAACGCCGCTTCCAGCAGGTGCTGGTGGACGAGCCGAGCGTCGAGGACACGGTCTCCATCCTGCGCGGGCTGCGCGAGCGGCTGGAGGTCTTCCACGGGGTGAAGATCCAGGACACGGCCCTGGTCGCGGCGGCCACCCTCAGCCATCGGTACATCACCGACCGGTTCCTGCCGGACAAGGCCATCGACCTGGTCGACGAGGCCTGTGCCCGGCTGCGGACGGAGATCGACTCCATGCCCGCCGAGCTGGACGGGATCACCCGCCGGGTGACCCGTCTGGAGATCGAGGACGCGGCGCTCGCGAAGGAGAGCGATCCGGCCAGCGCGAAGCGTCTGGAGGAGCTGCGCCGCGAACTGTCCGATCTGCGCGCCGAGTCCGACGCGATGCACGCCCAGTGGGACGCGGAGCGCCAGGCCATCCGCCGGGTGCAGGAACTGCGCCAGGAACTGGAACAGGTGCGGCAGGAGGCCGAGGAGGCCGAACGCAGTTACGACCTCGACCGCGCCGCCGAACTGCGCTACGGCAGGCTCACCGAGCTGGAACGCCGGCTGGCCTCCGAGGAGGAGCGGCTCGACTCCAAGCAGGGCGACAACCGGTTGCTGCGCGAGGTGGTGACGGAGGACGAGATCGCGGAGATCGTGGCGGCCTGGACGGGCATCCCGGTCACCCGGCTCCAGGAGGGCGAGCGCGAGAAGCTGCTGCGGCTCGACGAGATCCTCACCGAGCGGGTGATCGGCCAGGACGAGGCGGTCAAACTGGTCGCCGACGCCATCATCCGCGCCCGTTCCGGCATCCGTGACCCGCGCCGGCCCATCGGCTCGTTCCTCTTCCTCGGCCCCACCGGCGTCGGGAAGACCGAACTCGCCAAGACGCTCGCCGCGGCGCTCTTCGACTCCGAGGAGAACATCGTCCGGCTGGACATGAGCGAGTACCAGGAGCGGCACACCGTCAGCAGACTGGTCGGAGCCCCTCCCGGCTACGTCGGGTACGAGGAGGGCGGCCAGCTCACCGAGGCGGTGCGCCGCAAGCCGTACTCCGTGGTCCTGTTCGACGAGGTGGAGAAGGCTCACGCCGATGTGTTCAACACGTTGCTGCAGGTCCTCGACGACGGCCGGATCACCGACTCGCAGGGCCGCACGGTCGACTTCCGCAACACCGTGGTGATCATGACGTCGAACATCGGATCGGCGCACCTGCTGGACGGGGTGACCGCCGACGGCGAGATCGAGCCGGAGGCGCGGGCCCTGGTGCTGGGCGAGCTGCAGAGCCACTTCCGGCCCGAGTTCCTCAACCGGATCGACGACATCGTGCTGTTCAAGCCGCTGGGGCTGCCGCAGATCGAGCGCATCGTGGAGCTTCAGTTCAGCGACCTGCGCAGGCGTCTGGCCGAGCGGCAGATCAGCGTCGAGCTGACGCCCGCGGCGCTCGAACTCATCGCCCGGCAGGGCTTCGATCCGGTGTACGGGGCGCGCCCGCTGCGCCGGTACATCTCGCACGAGGTCGAGACCCTCGTGGGCCGGGCCCTGATCCGTGGTGACGTGCAGGACGGGTCGACGATCCGGGTCGACGCGCAGCACGGCGAACTGGTCGTCACCTACGGCGAACCGGCGGTGCCGGACGTCCGGAAGGCGGCGTGAGCGCGATGGGCGCGACATCGGCCGGGACGGTCACCTGCGACCACTGCGGCCGCGGCAACCGGGTGCCGGCGGCCGCCGCGGGCACCCCGCGGTGCGGGAACTGCCACTCCCCCCTGGCGTGGATCACCGAGGCCGGTGACGCGGACTTCGCCGAGGTCGCCGAACAGGCGAAGCCGTTCGTCCTCGTCGACCTGTGGGCCACCTGGTGCGGGCCCTGCCGGACGGTCAGCCCCGCGCTGGAGCGGGTCGCCCACGAACTCGCCGGACGGGTGAAGCTGGTCAAGGTGGACATCGACCGGAGCCCGCGGCTCGCCCAGCGGTTCCAGGTGCAGGCCGTGCCGACCCTGTTGCTGCTCGACGGGGGTGAGGTGATCTCCCGCAGGACCGGGGCGGCTCCCGCGCCGGCGCTGAGGGGGTGGGTCGAGGAGAGCCTGGCCGTCCGCCGATGAACCGGGCCCCGTGAAGCCCGGCCCCCGTGAAGGGGGAGGAAGGAGACCCGCCATGGCCGAGGCGCTGCCCGACCCGCATCTGCCGTACATCCGCTCCGTGACACCGCGCACCCCGGACGGGTGCGACGAGTGCCTGCACATCGGGTCCGAGTGGCTGCATCTGAGAATGTGCCTGACCTGCGGACACATCGGGTGCTGTGACTCCTCGAAGCTCCAGCACGCGCGGGCGCACGCCGCCACGGCGGGTCACCCCATCGTGCAGTCGTTCGAACCGGGTGAGGACTGGCGCTGGTGCTATCTCGACCAGGCCCTGGTCTGAGGTGCGCGGGCGCCGGGCCGGAGTTCCCCGGTCAGCGCCAGTCGGGGGCGCCCGGCGCCGGGGCGGCGAGGGTCTCGATCGTCGTCCGCAGTTCCCGCATGACGGAGACGATCCGCGCCTCGTGCTCGTCCGTGAGCCGGGCGACGGGCACCGAGCAGCTGACGGCGTCGACGGCCGGTGTGTCGTAGCGCAGGGCGAAGCCGAATCCCGCGATGCCGGGCACCGTCTCCTCCCGGTCGACGGAGTAGCCGCGCTCGCGCACCCCGGCGAGGTCCGCGAGCAGCGCGGCCCGGTCGGTGTGGGTGTTCCCGGTGAGGGCCGCCAACGGGCCGGCGGGGAGCGGGAGTCCGTCGTCGGGGCGTTCGGCGAGCAGCGCCTTGCCGAGGGCGCCCGCATGGGCCGGGACCCGGCGGCCGACCCGGCTGAGGGTACGCGGGTAC
This region includes:
- a CDS encoding chaperone modulator CbpM; amino-acid sequence: MTTAPRPGGAARRTAAPDAPPVLTVRVRAAGLGPPLRLGLDAVALRSGIHPDLVRRFVALGLVEATRDATGRLWFAPSAPAALARIQRLRAALPLNYASLGLVVDLLDRISELEDALRRSDAGSRSDESWI
- a CDS encoding IclR family transcriptional regulator → MSESRGVRAVKSASRTVALLELLAGRGDRPARLDELAAELEVPRSSMYQLLRTLVDCGWVRTDTTGSLYGIGIRALLTGTGYLDADAHVRAVRPRLDEVSDTLGETIHLARLDGPDVVYLATRESHEYPRTLSRVGRRVPAHAGALGKALLAERPDDGLPLPAGPLAALTGNTHTDRAALLADLAGVRERGYSVDREETVPGIAGFGFALRYDTPAVDAVSCSVPVARLTDEHEARIVSVMRELRTTIETLAAPAPGAPDWR
- a CDS encoding UBP-type zinc finger domain-containing protein; amino-acid sequence: MAEALPDPHLPYIRSVTPRTPDGCDECLHIGSEWLHLRMCLTCGHIGCCDSSKLQHARAHAATAGHPIVQSFEPGEDWRWCYLDQALV
- the clpB gene encoding ATP-dependent chaperone ClpB; this encodes MDMNRLTQKSQQAVQEAQTIAGRLNQSEVDGEHLLLALLDQPDGLIARLADQTGADTQALRAAVSEELARRPKVTGPGATPGQVYVTQRLARVLDAAEQEAKRLKDEYVSVEHLLLALAEEGSRTAAGRLLKKFGVTEDAFLAALTRIRGNQRVTSATPEASYEALEKYGRDLVAEARGGRMDPVIGRDAEIRRVIQILSRKTKNNPVLIGDPGVGKTAIVEGLAQRIVRGDVPDGLRDRTIFSLDMSALVAGAKYRGEFEERLQAVLSEVKAAEGRILLFVDELHTVVGAGGGAEGAMDAGNMLKPMLARGELHMIGATTLEEYRKYVESDAALERRFQQVLVDEPSVEDTVSILRGLRERLEVFHGVKIQDTALVAAATLSHRYITDRFLPDKAIDLVDEACARLRTEIDSMPAELDGITRRVTRLEIEDAALAKESDPASAKRLEELRRELSDLRAESDAMHAQWDAERQAIRRVQELRQELEQVRQEAEEAERSYDLDRAAELRYGRLTELERRLASEEERLDSKQGDNRLLREVVTEDEIAEIVAAWTGIPVTRLQEGEREKLLRLDEILTERVIGQDEAVKLVADAIIRARSGIRDPRRPIGSFLFLGPTGVGKTELAKTLAAALFDSEENIVRLDMSEYQERHTVSRLVGAPPGYVGYEEGGQLTEAVRRKPYSVVLFDEVEKAHADVFNTLLQVLDDGRITDSQGRTVDFRNTVVIMTSNIGSAHLLDGVTADGEIEPEARALVLGELQSHFRPEFLNRIDDIVLFKPLGLPQIERIVELQFSDLRRRLAERQISVELTPAALELIARQGFDPVYGARPLRRYISHEVETLVGRALIRGDVQDGSTIRVDAQHGELVVTYGEPAVPDVRKAA
- the trxA gene encoding thioredoxin; protein product: MGATSAGTVTCDHCGRGNRVPAAAAGTPRCGNCHSPLAWITEAGDADFAEVAEQAKPFVLVDLWATWCGPCRTVSPALERVAHELAGRVKLVKVDIDRSPRLAQRFQVQAVPTLLLLDGGEVISRRTGAAPAPALRGWVEESLAVRR